Proteins from a genomic interval of Harpia harpyja isolate bHarHar1 chromosome 9, bHarHar1 primary haplotype, whole genome shotgun sequence:
- the CIDEC gene encoding cell death activator CIDE-3 codes for MDYAKSLSLRLAAPVSKCVSASASMTQQLLSSPAPRPRPYRVCNWDRSLRKGIMAQSLAELLRQAQSALLAPGPVSLVLDEDGTAVETEAFFRTLEEGTVLMALSKGQTWAPSKTPGYQLGLSRKPPRRIDVACVTFDLYKTSPRDLGCLNVKATLYGTYSMSYDLRCYGAKRLMKEALRWTLFTMQATGHVLLGTSCYMQQLLDATEEPKETESSPALRSPLPCSLPPLPRRKTLQ; via the exons ATGGATTATGCTAAGTCCCTGAGCCTGCGCCTGGCTGCCCCCGTCTCCAA ATGTGTCTCGGCAAGCGCCTCCATGACCCAGCAGCTACTGTCGAGCCCGGCCCCGCGACCCCGACCCTACCGCGTCTGCAACTGGGACCGCAGCCTGCGCAAGGGCATCATGGCACAGAGCCTCGCCGAGCTGCTGCGCCAG GCTCAGAGCGCCCTGCTCGCCCCGGGTCCCGTCTCGCTGGTGCTGGATGAGGATGGCACCGCGGTGGAGACGGAGGCTTTCTTCCGGACGCTGGAGGAGGGGACGGTGCTGATGGCCCTGAGCAAGGGGCAGACTTGGGCTCCCTCCAAG ACGCCTGGCTACCAGCTGGGCCTGTCCCGCAAGCCCCCTCGGAGGATCGACGTCGCCTGCGTCACCTTCGACCTCTACAAGACGAGCCCGCGGGACCTGGGCTGCCTCAATGTCAAAGCCACGCTCTACGGCACCTACAGCATGTCCTACGACCTGCGCTGCTACGGGGCCAAGCGGCTGATGAA GGAAGCGCTGCGCTGGACGCTCTTCACCATGCAGGCCACCGGCCACGTCCTGCTTGGCACCTCTTGCTacatgcagcagctcctggatGCCACGGAAGAACCGAAGGAGACGGAGAGCAGCCCAGCGCTGCGAagccccctgccctgcagcctcccacccctgccccgcAGGAAGACGCTGCAGT